A genomic stretch from Candidatus Desulfatibia profunda includes:
- a CDS encoding RNA polymerase factor sigma-32, which yields MNKDKKKQKPFQDIDDADENVNDIKTPAHSSPDTALVKYDPLQRYLMEISKYKLLTREQEIKLGKRVQEEGDTEAAYVLVTANLRLVVKIALEFQRVWMQNLLDLIQEGNIGLMQAVMKFDPYKNVKFSYYASFWIKAYILKFIMDNWRLVKIGTTQGQRKLFFKLKKEKQNLIDQGFDPKPKLLSERLGVSEREIVDMDQRLDGWDVSLDAPLKEDSNTERIEFLETGIESTEDRVAKKEMVTLLHNKIAEFKKNMTSRELEIFEQRIFSDNPATLQEIGDRYGISRERVRQVEKNIIKKMREFFKGEIPDFETYEVVGMPE from the coding sequence ATGAACAAAGACAAAAAAAAACAAAAACCTTTTCAGGACATCGATGACGCCGACGAAAATGTGAATGACATTAAAACGCCGGCTCATTCCTCTCCGGATACAGCACTTGTAAAGTATGACCCGCTTCAGCGATACCTGATGGAAATCAGCAAATACAAGCTTCTTACCAGGGAACAGGAAATAAAACTCGGCAAAAGAGTTCAGGAAGAAGGCGATACTGAAGCTGCCTATGTCCTGGTGACCGCCAATCTCAGGCTTGTGGTAAAGATCGCTCTCGAATTCCAGAGAGTTTGGATGCAGAATCTTTTAGACCTGATTCAGGAAGGCAATATCGGACTCATGCAGGCGGTTATGAAATTTGATCCTTATAAAAACGTCAAGTTTTCATATTATGCCTCATTCTGGATAAAGGCCTACATTCTCAAATTCATTATGGATAACTGGCGTCTTGTGAAAATCGGAACGACCCAGGGGCAGCGGAAACTTTTTTTTAAGCTTAAGAAGGAAAAGCAGAATCTCATTGATCAGGGTTTTGATCCCAAACCAAAACTTCTTTCCGAAAGGCTGGGTGTCTCTGAGCGAGAAATTGTGGATATGGATCAGCGGCTTGATGGGTGGGATGTTTCCTTGGATGCGCCCTTAAAGGAGGATTCAAATACGGAAAGGATAGAATTTTTAGAAACCGGGATTGAATCAACAGAAGACCGGGTGGCAAAAAAGGAGATGGTAACGCTTCTCCATAACAAAATTGCCGAGTTCAAAAAAAACATGACCTCCAGAGAACTTGAAATATTCGAACAACGTATTTTTTCGGATAATCCGGCTACATTACAGGAAATCGGGGACCGTTACGGGATTTCGCGGGAACGTGTCCGCCAGGTGGAAAAAAATATTATAAAGAAGATGAGAGAATTCTTCAAGGGTGAAATCCCCGATTTTGAAACTTACGAGGTCGTAGGAATGCCCGAATAA